In Desulfovibrio oxyclinae DSM 11498, a single genomic region encodes these proteins:
- a CDS encoding FAD/NAD(P)-binding protein yields the protein MTKAPNPYLPAVGTITETIQETPTIKTFRVVLNSEEAMKNFTFHPGQVGQLSVFGTGESTFVINSPPTRMDYLQFSVMRAGEVTAKLHSLSAGDQVGVRAPLGNWFPYEELKGKDIVFVGGGIGMAPLRTLLLYMLDNRSDYGEISVLYGARSPQDMAFQYELPEWLERSDMNTVLTIDAAAEGWEHSVGLIPNVLLEMEPSPKNTVAITCGPPIMIKFTLQALQKLGFKDDQIITTLEKRMKCGVGICGRCNIGGSYVCVDGPVYTYEQLKALPNEL from the coding sequence ATGACAAAAGCGCCGAATCCATATCTCCCCGCTGTAGGCACCATCACCGAGACCATTCAGGAGACGCCCACCATCAAGACGTTCCGCGTGGTCCTCAACAGTGAAGAGGCGATGAAGAATTTCACCTTCCATCCCGGACAGGTGGGACAGCTTTCCGTTTTCGGAACGGGCGAGTCCACATTCGTCATCAATTCGCCGCCGACCCGTATGGACTACCTTCAGTTCAGCGTCATGCGGGCAGGTGAAGTTACGGCCAAACTGCATTCCCTGTCGGCTGGCGACCAGGTGGGCGTCCGGGCTCCGTTGGGCAACTGGTTCCCGTACGAGGAGCTCAAGGGCAAGGACATCGTTTTCGTTGGGGGCGGCATCGGCATGGCTCCTCTGAGAACCCTGTTGCTCTACATGCTCGATAACCGCAGTGATTACGGTGAGATCTCAGTCCTCTACGGTGCCAGATCCCCGCAGGACATGGCGTTTCAGTACGAGCTTCCCGAGTGGCTGGAGAGAAGCGACATGAACACCGTGCTGACCATCGACGCAGCGGCGGAAGGGTGGGAGCACTCGGTGGGGCTCATCCCCAACGTGCTTTTGGAGATGGAGCCTTCTCCCAAAAATACGGTCGCCATCACCTGCGGTCCTCCCATCATGATCAAGTTCACTCTTCAGGCGTTGCAGAAGCTCGGCTTCAAGGACGACCAGATCATCACCACTCTGGAAAAAAGGATGAAGTGCGGCGTTGGCATCTGTGGTCGCTGCAACATCGGCGGCAGTTACGTCTGCGTGGACGGTCCGGTCTACACCTACGAGCAGCTGAAGGCGCTGCCCAACGAACTGTAG
- a CDS encoding ferritin-like domain-containing protein, which produces MAHFFRANEIANVAIEIEKKGREFYLLAAQKAKSSEIKDIFTYLADEETKHEQVFRSMLDRLGDVEMPAWASHEEYMQYLEALIESHMLFGELGRKFMERADSEMDVLKMAMSFEKDTMLFFMEMMELVPASEKYVVQQCYEEERKHLRDLSKMSAKMKT; this is translated from the coding sequence ATGGCTCATTTTTTCAGGGCGAATGAAATAGCTAACGTCGCCATAGAGATCGAGAAGAAAGGTCGCGAATTCTACCTGCTGGCCGCACAGAAGGCCAAGAGCAGCGAGATCAAGGACATATTTACCTACCTTGCCGACGAAGAAACCAAACACGAGCAGGTTTTTCGCAGCATGTTGGATCGCCTCGGCGATGTCGAAATGCCCGCCTGGGCTTCCCATGAAGAATATATGCAGTACCTTGAGGCGCTCATTGAATCGCACATGCTGTTTGGTGAGCTTGGCCGGAAGTTCATGGAGCGGGCCGACAGCGAAATGGATGTCCTGAAGATGGCCATGAGTTTCGAAAAGGACACCATGCTTTTCTTCATGGAAATGATGGAGCTGGTGCCTGCTTCGGAGAAGTACGTCGTTCAGCAGTGTTACGAGGAAGAACGCAAACATCTCCGGGACCTCAGCAAGATGAGCGCGAAAATGAAGACGTAA
- a CDS encoding aldehyde ferredoxin oxidoreductase C-terminal domain-containing protein: protein MDKVIRINVGADGGPTVTEETLGKYAGFGGRALTSAVVCGEVPPTCHPLGPENKLVIAPGLVSGSAASTSGRLSVGCKSPLTGGIKEANAGGQAAQYLGRLGIAAIVIEGEHSGSDLYKITINTDGVKVETDNSLAMLPNYDLCEKLKDVHGDGVAVISIGPAGEMKMSNSTIAVTDPEFRPTRHAGRGGVGAVMGSKGVKAIIVDPGGTKIRKPVNPEKFKAANRTFVEGLKQHGVTGQGLPTYGTNVLTNVLNEAGGYPTYNFKEGRYEGAADLSGETQATLEDERGGAGSSTHGCHRGCGIQCSGTFYDKDGNFVTKQPEYETVWAHGGNCGIRDLDVVAKLDFMDDNYGFDTIEMGVTIGVAMDAGVIEFGDAEAAVRLVEEAGKGTPLGRIIGAGAATAARCFGIERAPVVKGQAMPAYDPRAVKGIGVTYATSTQGADHTAGYAVAPNILKVGGDIDPLSHEGQADISRNLQIATAALDSTGFCLFVAFAILDQQETFDAMVETINGMLGTELTGESVVELGKAVLTMEREFNAAAGFTKEHDRLPSYFSREPLKPHGVVFDVPAEELDSVYAF from the coding sequence ATGGACAAAGTGATCAGAATCAATGTGGGGGCTGACGGCGGTCCCACGGTCACGGAGGAGACGCTCGGGAAGTACGCGGGCTTCGGCGGTCGGGCTCTCACCTCGGCAGTTGTCTGCGGCGAAGTGCCGCCGACCTGTCACCCCCTCGGACCGGAGAACAAGCTCGTCATCGCTCCCGGTCTGGTGTCCGGCTCGGCGGCCAGTACGTCCGGCCGACTGTCGGTGGGCTGCAAGAGCCCGCTCACCGGCGGCATCAAGGAGGCCAATGCCGGTGGACAGGCCGCGCAGTATCTCGGCCGTCTCGGCATTGCCGCCATTGTCATCGAAGGAGAGCATTCTGGCTCCGATCTGTACAAGATCACCATCAACACCGATGGCGTGAAGGTGGAGACGGACAACAGCCTCGCCATGCTCCCCAACTACGACCTGTGCGAAAAACTCAAGGATGTCCATGGCGACGGCGTTGCCGTTATCTCCATCGGTCCGGCGGGTGAGATGAAGATGTCCAACTCCACCATCGCGGTCACTGATCCCGAATTTCGCCCCACCCGTCACGCGGGTCGCGGCGGCGTCGGCGCGGTCATGGGCTCCAAGGGCGTCAAGGCCATCATCGTCGATCCGGGTGGAACCAAGATTCGCAAGCCCGTCAATCCGGAAAAGTTCAAGGCCGCCAACCGTACTTTCGTCGAAGGGCTCAAGCAGCACGGCGTTACCGGGCAGGGCCTGCCGACTTACGGCACCAACGTTTTGACCAACGTGCTCAATGAAGCGGGCGGGTATCCTACCTACAACTTCAAAGAGGGCCGCTACGAAGGAGCTGCGGACCTCAGCGGCGAAACGCAGGCCACACTTGAGGACGAGCGCGGCGGCGCCGGTTCTTCCACACACGGGTGCCATCGCGGCTGTGGCATTCAGTGTTCCGGCACGTTCTACGACAAGGACGGCAACTTCGTGACCAAGCAGCCCGAATACGAAACCGTCTGGGCGCATGGTGGAAACTGCGGAATCCGGGACCTCGACGTGGTCGCCAAGCTTGATTTCATGGATGACAACTACGGGTTCGACACGATCGAAATGGGAGTCACAATCGGCGTGGCAATGGATGCCGGGGTCATCGAATTCGGCGATGCCGAGGCCGCCGTCCGGTTGGTCGAAGAGGCTGGAAAAGGTACGCCTCTGGGGCGGATCATCGGCGCCGGTGCCGCCACTGCGGCCCGCTGCTTCGGCATTGAACGTGCGCCTGTCGTCAAGGGACAGGCCATGCCCGCGTACGACCCCCGTGCGGTCAAGGGCATCGGCGTCACGTATGCCACCTCCACGCAGGGCGCTGACCATACCGCCGGTTATGCCGTTGCTCCCAACATTCTGAAGGTCGGCGGTGACATTGATCCGCTTTCCCACGAGGGGCAGGCCGATATCTCGCGCAATCTGCAAATCGCAACGGCCGCACTGGATTCCACGGGCTTCTGCCTCTTTGTGGCCTTTGCGATTCTGGACCAGCAGGAGACCTTTGATGCCATGGTGGAGACCATCAACGGCATGCTCGGAACCGAGCTCACCGGCGAAAGCGTCGTCGAGCTGGGCAAGGCAGTGCTTACCATGGAGCGCGAATTCAATGCAGCCGCCGGTTTCACCAAAGAGCATGACAGATTGCCTTCTTACTTCTCGCGGGAACCCCTGAAGCCCCACGGTGTGGTTTTCGACGTTCCTGCCGAGGAGCTGGATAGTGTTTACGCCTTCTGA
- a CDS encoding molybdopterin-binding protein, whose amino-acid sequence MKTVSVHDAVGMVLCHDMTRIVPGESKGPAFKKGHVVCEDDISTLLEIGKEQIYVLELANGRIHENEAAARIARAAVGPGITLSDISEGRINFLAAPGLLDVNVEALNRINSIEEVVLATMHSGQQITEPKAVAGTRVVPLVIDEKKIELVEAICAEYPYVVGVRQFRHHDVGIVTTGSEVYHGRITDKFGPVIRRKFQNLGSTVIDQKYASDDPSMIRDAILASIAGGAGMVVVTGGMSVDPDDQTPTAIRATGAEVVTYGSPTFPGVMFMIAELDGVPILGLPGCVMYYRASIFDLVVPRLLAGETVTREDIVAMGHGGFCATCEVCRYPVCPFGK is encoded by the coding sequence ATGAAAACCGTTTCAGTACATGATGCAGTCGGCATGGTTCTTTGTCATGACATGACGAGAATTGTCCCGGGCGAAAGCAAGGGACCGGCGTTTAAAAAAGGCCATGTGGTTTGTGAAGACGATATTTCGACACTGCTGGAGATTGGCAAGGAGCAGATCTATGTACTGGAACTGGCCAATGGCCGCATCCATGAGAATGAAGCCGCAGCGCGTATAGCCAGAGCCGCCGTCGGCCCCGGAATCACGCTTTCCGATATCTCGGAGGGGCGAATAAACTTTCTGGCGGCGCCGGGACTGCTCGATGTGAACGTCGAGGCGCTGAATCGGATCAACTCCATTGAAGAGGTTGTGCTGGCCACCATGCACAGCGGCCAGCAGATAACCGAGCCCAAGGCCGTAGCCGGTACACGGGTCGTGCCCCTTGTCATTGACGAAAAGAAGATCGAGCTCGTCGAGGCCATCTGTGCCGAATACCCCTATGTGGTGGGGGTGCGTCAGTTCAGGCATCACGATGTCGGCATCGTGACGACCGGCAGCGAAGTCTATCACGGCCGGATCACGGACAAGTTCGGTCCGGTTATCCGCCGGAAATTTCAGAATCTCGGCTCAACGGTCATTGACCAGAAATATGCTTCGGATGATCCATCCATGATCCGTGACGCCATCCTGGCCTCCATTGCTGGGGGGGCCGGGATGGTCGTCGTCACGGGGGGAATGTCCGTGGATCCCGATGACCAGACGCCGACGGCCATTCGGGCCACGGGCGCCGAGGTCGTCACCTACGGTTCTCCCACTTTTCCCGGCGTCATGTTCATGATCGCCGAACTCGATGGCGTGCCCATTCTCGGGCTCCCCGGTTGCGTCATGTACTACCGGGCTTCCATCTTCGATCTCGTGGTGCCCCGCCTGCTGGCCGGGGAAACAGTCACCCGTGAAGACATTGTGGCAATGGGACATGGCGGTTTTTGCGCGACATGCGAAGTGTGTCGTTATCCGGTTTGTCCTTTCGGAAAATAA
- a CDS encoding molybdopterin-dependent aldehyde oxidoreductase: MIKLNLQVNGAPKQVVCEKDESLANVLRENLGITSVKVGCGTGQCGSCSIIVDDKLVRSCSMKMGRVSNGANIITTEGIGNPGNLHPIQMAWIAHGGAQCGFCTPGFIVSTYALLKANPSPTREDVRDWFQKYRNACRCTGYKPLVDAVMDAAAVMRGEKTMDDLAFKIPDDGRIWGTKYPRPTSVAKVTGTLDYGADLGIKMPQGTLKLALVQAEVSHAKILSIDTSEAEAMPGVEKVVTHKDIKGKNRITGLITFPSNKGDGWDRPILCDEKVFQYGDAIAIVCADTDKNAKAAAAKVKVELERLPEYMSAQAAMADDAIEIHPGTPNVYYEQKIAKGAETAPIFDSADVVVEGDYFTTRQPHMPIEPDVGFAYLDDDGKLCIHSKSIGLHLHLFMIAPGLGVDPENVVMVQNPAGGTFGYKFSPTMEALIGAACLATGKPVFLLYDYYQQQTYTGKRSPQNTSVRLAASKDGKLLAMETDWTVDHGPYSEFGDLLTLRGAQFIGAGYNIDNIRGNGRTVCTNHAWGAAFRGYGGPEAEFPSEVLMDELAEKLGMDPLELRYKNLYREGSTTPTGQDPEVYSLPEMCDMIRPKYEEAKKNAAANSTDAVKRGVGVAVGVYGAGLDGPDTAEVDFVLNADGTVTVLTCWHDHGQGADMGVLGTAHEALLPLGLSPDQIKLVLNDTRVCPNGGPAGGSRSQVVIGNAIINGAEQLMNAMRKDDGSFRTYQEMVDENLELTYHGKWSAPANDCDENGQGSPFSNYMYGVCMAEVAVDIATGATTVEKVTFVADVGKVNNFLVVDGQLYGGIAQSIGLALSENFEDIKKHSTLKGAGFPYIKQIPDDIELMYVESPRPDGSHGASGTGEIPVCVPHPAIINAIYNACGVRIRELPALPEKVLAGLKG; the protein is encoded by the coding sequence ATGATCAAACTGAATCTTCAGGTGAACGGCGCCCCCAAGCAGGTTGTCTGCGAAAAGGACGAATCGCTCGCCAATGTCCTGCGTGAGAATCTCGGGATCACCAGTGTGAAGGTCGGCTGCGGAACCGGGCAATGCGGCAGCTGCTCCATCATCGTCGATGACAAGCTGGTGCGCTCCTGCTCCATGAAGATGGGCCGGGTCAGCAACGGGGCGAACATCATCACCACCGAGGGCATCGGCAATCCCGGAAACCTGCATCCCATCCAGATGGCATGGATCGCCCACGGCGGCGCGCAGTGCGGCTTCTGCACTCCCGGTTTCATTGTCTCCACCTACGCGCTTTTGAAGGCCAATCCTTCTCCGACCCGCGAAGATGTCCGCGACTGGTTCCAGAAGTACCGCAACGCCTGCCGCTGCACCGGGTACAAGCCGCTGGTGGACGCCGTCATGGATGCCGCAGCCGTCATGCGTGGTGAAAAGACCATGGATGATCTCGCCTTCAAGATTCCCGACGACGGTCGCATCTGGGGAACGAAGTATCCCCGTCCGACCTCGGTGGCAAAGGTTACCGGAACGTTGGACTACGGCGCGGACCTCGGCATCAAGATGCCTCAGGGCACCCTGAAGCTGGCTCTGGTTCAGGCCGAAGTGTCCCACGCGAAAATCCTGTCCATCGACACTTCCGAAGCCGAGGCCATGCCGGGCGTGGAAAAGGTCGTCACCCACAAGGACATCAAGGGCAAGAACCGCATCACCGGCCTGATCACCTTCCCCTCCAACAAGGGTGACGGTTGGGACCGTCCCATCCTGTGCGACGAGAAGGTCTTCCAGTACGGCGACGCCATCGCCATCGTCTGCGCCGACACCGACAAGAACGCCAAGGCCGCCGCTGCCAAGGTGAAGGTCGAGCTGGAACGCCTGCCCGAATACATGAGCGCCCAGGCCGCCATGGCCGATGACGCCATCGAGATTCATCCCGGCACGCCCAACGTCTACTATGAACAGAAAATCGCCAAGGGAGCCGAGACCGCTCCCATCTTCGATTCCGCCGACGTGGTCGTGGAAGGCGATTACTTCACCACCCGTCAGCCGCACATGCCCATCGAGCCGGATGTGGGCTTTGCCTATCTCGATGACGACGGCAAGTTGTGCATCCACTCCAAGTCCATTGGCCTTCACCTGCACCTGTTCATGATCGCTCCGGGCCTTGGCGTGGATCCCGAAAACGTGGTCATGGTTCAGAACCCGGCCGGCGGTACCTTCGGCTACAAGTTCTCCCCGACCATGGAAGCCCTCATAGGCGCTGCCTGTCTGGCTACCGGAAAGCCTGTCTTCCTGCTGTATGACTATTATCAGCAGCAGACCTACACCGGTAAACGGTCCCCGCAGAACACCAGCGTGCGCTTGGCCGCAAGCAAAGACGGCAAGCTGCTTGCCATGGAAACCGACTGGACCGTGGACCACGGCCCTTACTCCGAGTTCGGTGACCTGCTGACCCTTCGCGGCGCGCAGTTCATCGGTGCCGGTTACAACATCGACAACATCCGGGGCAACGGGCGCACCGTCTGCACCAACCACGCATGGGGCGCGGCATTCCGCGGCTACGGCGGTCCCGAGGCCGAATTCCCGTCCGAAGTCCTGATGGACGAGCTGGCGGAAAAGCTCGGCATGGACCCGCTGGAACTGCGCTACAAGAACCTCTATCGCGAAGGCTCTACCACGCCCACCGGTCAGGATCCCGAAGTGTATTCCCTGCCCGAGATGTGCGACATGATTCGTCCCAAGTATGAAGAAGCCAAGAAGAATGCCGCCGCAAACTCGACCGATGCGGTCAAGCGCGGAGTAGGCGTCGCCGTCGGCGTCTACGGTGCCGGTCTGGACGGACCGGACACCGCAGAAGTGGACTTCGTCCTGAACGCGGACGGCACGGTCACCGTCCTGACCTGCTGGCACGACCACGGACAGGGCGCCGACATGGGCGTGCTGGGCACGGCGCATGAGGCGTTGCTGCCCCTCGGTCTGTCTCCGGATCAGATCAAGCTGGTGCTCAACGACACCCGCGTCTGCCCCAACGGCGGTCCCGCAGGCGGTTCTCGCTCTCAGGTCGTCATCGGCAACGCCATCATCAACGGCGCCGAGCAGCTGATGAACGCCATGCGTAAGGATGACGGTTCGTTCCGCACCTATCAGGAAATGGTCGATGAGAACCTTGAGCTTACCTACCACGGCAAGTGGAGCGCTCCTGCCAACGACTGCGACGAAAACGGTCAGGGCAGCCCGTTCTCCAACTACATGTACGGCGTGTGCATGGCCGAGGTGGCCGTTGATATCGCCACCGGCGCAACCACCGTGGAAAAGGTTACCTTTGTGGCCGACGTCGGCAAGGTCAACAACTTCCTCGTGGTGGACGGACAGCTCTACGGCGGCATCGCCCAGTCCATCGGGCTGGCGCTCTCCGAGAACTTCGAGGACATCAAGAAGCACTCCACCCTGAAGGGAGCAGGCTTCCCGTACATCAAGCAGATCCCGGACGACATCGAGCTCATGTATGTCGAGTCCCCGCGTCCCGATGGTTCCCACGGCGCATCCGGCACCGGCGAAATCCCGGTGTGCGTGCCGCATCCGGCCATCATCAATGCCATCTACAATGCCTGCGGCGTTCGCATCCGTGAACTGCCCGCCCTGCCCGAAAAGGTCCTCGCCGGACTGAAGGGCTGA
- a CDS encoding pyridine nucleotide-disulfide oxidoreductase/dicluster-binding protein yields MEQADLRQWERQCIQEETPRCVAACPIHVDAKLFCSLMGQRRWDKAWQVLAKTMPLPGVLARLCDAPCESACVRKDAGGAVELGELERYCAENAKPVPPPKPLPSRGKRVAVVGDGMSGLSGAWEMARRGFDVTLYSSEPGRHLREALGERLPDGVLERELASLVXLGVRFDTEMKVSPSVLDSLLEEADAVFLDSDAISSDLLPAEVPDEITLGVPRLGLFVAPKGEASPVLQAAAGRRAANSIERFTQGVSMVSGREREGAYATRLFTSLEKVESVAPVAVESDSELTARDEARRCLQCECLECVKVCEYLRHYKSYPKVYVRQIYNNESIVMGTRQANTMINSCMLCGLCETVCPEDFDMAEVCLQARRTMVEKGKMPPSAHEFALRDMAFANGEQCVVAEHEPGADASEYAFFSGCQLTASDPDGVEKAYADLRGRIGNVGLLLHCCGAPAHWAGREDLEAETAASLVDKWEALGRPKLIVSCPSCVKTLRHQLPDAEITSHWSLLRAIGLPQGIAGGGAFAVNDPCAARHEPLMREDVRALLDQMEIAVTEPELTGQTTECCGYGGLLSEANPQLAKRVAQRRAAAADEDFVTYCVMCRDQMARVGKRAVHLYDLLFPARSRCACRPSPGYSDRRENRIRLRERLLRELWRKEMDGETDPADAIDVSFTEEALEAMDERRILKTDIRKVLLQTRHSGKWFVHRETGRFLASFRPSIVTYWAVFENHEGGYLVHDAWSHRMRIKGGQP; encoded by the coding sequence ATGGAACAGGCAGATTTGAGACAATGGGAACGGCAATGCATTCAGGAGGAGACGCCCCGGTGCGTCGCCGCCTGTCCCATCCATGTTGATGCCAAACTCTTCTGCTCGCTGATGGGGCAGCGGCGTTGGGACAAGGCGTGGCAGGTGCTGGCCAAAACCATGCCGCTCCCCGGCGTGCTGGCCCGGCTTTGCGATGCCCCTTGCGAATCGGCCTGCGTCAGAAAGGACGCCGGGGGAGCTGTCGAGCTCGGTGAGTTGGAGCGGTATTGCGCGGAAAACGCCAAACCCGTGCCGCCGCCGAAGCCGCTCCCGTCCAGAGGGAAGCGCGTTGCCGTGGTCGGTGACGGCATGAGCGGCCTGAGCGGAGCGTGGGAAATGGCCCGCCGCGGCTTTGATGTGACGCTGTATAGCTCCGAGCCGGGCCGCCACTTGCGTGAGGCTCTGGGCGAAAGGTTGCCGGATGGGGTGCTTGAGCGTGAGCTTGCCAGCCTCGTGNCGCTGGGAGTGCGTTTCGACACGGAGATGAAGGTGTCGCCGTCGGTACTCGATTCGCTACTTGAGGAGGCCGATGCGGTGTTCCTCGACAGCGATGCGATTTCTTCAGATCTGCTTCCTGCCGAGGTCCCGGACGAAATAACGCTGGGCGTTCCCCGTCTGGGGCTGTTCGTCGCACCAAAGGGAGAAGCTTCTCCTGTGCTTCAGGCTGCCGCGGGGAGGCGGGCGGCCAATTCCATTGAACGATTCACGCAGGGCGTCTCCATGGTCTCCGGCCGTGAGCGGGAGGGCGCATATGCCACCCGGCTGTTCACGAGTCTGGAAAAAGTCGAGTCGGTCGCCCCGGTTGCCGTTGAGAGCGATTCCGAGCTGACTGCGCGCGACGAGGCTCGGCGGTGTCTTCAGTGCGAGTGTCTGGAGTGCGTCAAGGTTTGCGAGTACCTGCGTCATTACAAGTCCTACCCGAAGGTTTACGTCAGGCAGATTTACAACAACGAGTCCATCGTGATGGGAACGCGGCAGGCCAACACGATGATCAATTCCTGCATGCTGTGCGGTCTTTGTGAAACGGTATGTCCCGAGGACTTCGACATGGCCGAAGTCTGTCTTCAGGCACGGCGCACCATGGTCGAAAAAGGGAAAATGCCGCCGTCGGCCCATGAGTTTGCCTTGCGTGACATGGCCTTTGCCAATGGTGAACAGTGTGTTGTCGCCGAGCATGAGCCGGGAGCCGACGCGAGCGAATATGCGTTTTTCTCGGGCTGCCAACTGACGGCCTCGGACCCGGACGGCGTAGAGAAAGCCTATGCTGATCTGCGTGGCCGAATTGGAAATGTTGGACTGCTGCTTCACTGCTGCGGCGCTCCGGCGCATTGGGCGGGCCGTGAAGATCTGGAAGCGGAAACGGCAGCCAGTCTTGTCGACAAGTGGGAAGCGCTGGGCAGGCCCAAGCTGATCGTTTCCTGTCCTTCCTGCGTCAAGACGTTGCGGCATCAGTTGCCGGATGCGGAGATTACTTCGCACTGGTCTTTGTTGCGGGCGATTGGTCTGCCGCAGGGTATCGCCGGAGGCGGCGCCTTTGCCGTCAATGACCCCTGCGCCGCGCGACATGAGCCGTTGATGCGAGAGGACGTGCGCGCGCTGCTGGACCAGATGGAAATTGCGGTGACGGAGCCGGAACTTACCGGCCAGACCACGGAATGCTGCGGCTATGGCGGATTGCTGTCCGAGGCGAATCCGCAGCTTGCCAAGCGTGTTGCTCAGCGAAGGGCTGCGGCGGCCGATGAGGATTTCGTCACTTACTGCGTCATGTGTCGCGATCAGATGGCGCGTGTGGGTAAGCGAGCCGTGCATCTTTATGATTTGCTGTTTCCCGCTCGGAGCCGGTGCGCCTGCCGGCCTTCACCGGGATATTCGGACCGCCGGGAAAACCGTATCCGGCTCAGGGAACGTTTGCTCAGGGAACTTTGGCGAAAAGAAATGGATGGTGAAACCGATCCCGCCGATGCCATTGACGTTTCCTTCACCGAGGAAGCGTTGGAGGCCATGGATGAGCGGCGAATCCTCAAGACGGATATACGGAAGGTGCTCCTTCAGACCCGCCACTCGGGCAAATGGTTCGTCCACAGGGAAACCGGCCGCTTCCTTGCTTCGTTCCGTCCGTCCATAGTGACGTACTGGGCGGTGTTCGAGAATCATGAAGGCGGGTATCTCGTGCACGACGCATGGAGCCATCGAATGCGCATCAAGGGAGGGCAGCCATGA
- a CDS encoding DVU_1557 family redox protein, producing MSVIKVPEIDSVDWSCAACGEELVRRPVELEYLDSQFTVELPVCPQCNMVLIPKALALGKMHQVEQLLEDK from the coding sequence ATGAGCGTGATCAAGGTCCCGGAAATCGATTCCGTTGACTGGAGCTGTGCCGCATGCGGCGAAGAACTGGTTCGCAGGCCCGTGGAGCTGGAGTATCTCGACTCACAGTTCACCGTGGAACTTCCGGTCTGTCCGCAGTGCAACATGGTGCTCATCCCCAAAGCGCTTGCGCTGGGCAAGATGCATCAGGTCGAGCAACTGCTGGAGGACAAGTGA
- the trsM gene encoding DVU_1556 family methyltransferase produces MTVGSVPLWEQPVLRQTAGETLRPGSFELTDRGADLLGFAPGWKILDVGSGLGASVNRLRSRYGVEAYGVEQSTRQLEQASDTSNLVQATGDSLPFAGGSFHAVLCECALSLFPNPGAGLAEFQRVTMPGGFLVLSDLFADRAAPAEPGSCAGRAMPLASIRQQVECNGYEILRVEEHTVLLKDLAARLVLAGGGSEKECGCAGRKGLGYYLMIAVKGY; encoded by the coding sequence GTGACGGTAGGGTCGGTCCCACTCTGGGAACAGCCCGTGCTTCGGCAGACGGCGGGCGAAACGTTACGGCCCGGCTCGTTCGAACTCACGGACAGGGGGGCGGACTTGCTCGGGTTTGCCCCCGGCTGGAAAATTCTCGACGTGGGCAGCGGGCTGGGAGCGTCGGTGAATCGGTTGCGCTCGCGCTACGGTGTCGAGGCATATGGCGTCGAGCAATCGACTCGTCAGTTGGAGCAGGCTTCGGACACGTCAAATCTGGTGCAAGCAACCGGGGATTCGTTGCCGTTTGCGGGTGGCAGCTTCCACGCGGTGCTGTGCGAATGCGCCCTGTCCCTGTTCCCGAATCCTGGGGCAGGGTTGGCTGAGTTTCAGCGTGTGACAATGCCCGGCGGGTTTCTCGTCCTGTCCGATCTTTTCGCGGATCGCGCCGCGCCTGCTGAACCCGGTTCCTGCGCCGGGCGGGCGATGCCGCTTGCCTCAATACGGCAACAGGTGGAGTGCAACGGGTATGAAATCCTGCGGGTCGAAGAGCATACCGTCCTGCTGAAGGACCTTGCCGCCCGTCTGGTGCTTGCCGGTGGCGGGAGTGAAAAGGAGTGCGGCTGTGCAGGCCGCAAGGGGCTTGGATACTATCTCATGATAGCGGTGAAAGGATACTAG
- a CDS encoding DVU_1555 family C-GCAxxG-C-C protein, producing the protein MNDSDLRMMELAGKGYCCSQILVLLALEEMDRENPDLVRAASGLCSGLGDCSGTCGVLTGATLLVGLFAGKGLDMEESHEAFPLMLESLQDWFSGAVSEYGGPSCREILGGECGQPDPVRCGGLVAEAYDQVRTLLSDNGLDPSEGRDLI; encoded by the coding sequence ATGAACGACAGCGACTTGAGAATGATGGAACTGGCCGGGAAGGGGTACTGTTGCAGCCAGATACTGGTCCTTCTCGCCCTTGAGGAAATGGACCGCGAGAACCCGGACCTCGTTCGTGCGGCCAGCGGACTGTGCAGCGGCCTCGGCGACTGCTCGGGGACCTGCGGCGTCCTGACCGGCGCGACACTTCTGGTGGGCCTGTTCGCAGGCAAGGGGCTGGATATGGAGGAGTCCCACGAGGCTTTTCCGCTCATGCTCGAATCGTTGCAGGACTGGTTTTCCGGCGCGGTTTCCGAATACGGTGGCCCCTCCTGTCGAGAGATCCTCGGCGGCGAGTGTGGTCAGCCTGATCCCGTCAGATGCGGGGGGCTGGTAGCCGAGGCGTATGATCAGGTGCGGACTCTTTTGAGTGATAACGGGCTTGATCCGTCCGAAGGGCGTGACCTGATATGA